In the genome of Blastopirellula retiformator, the window ACGCGTCCAGGGAGCCAAAGCGGCGATCAGGACGTCCAAGGCATCCGCGTCCGTCAGGGGATCAAGGTCGCCAGCGGCAACTTCGCCGGCGAAGTTTTGGTTGAGCCAGGCGAGAATCGTGCTCTTGTTGGCTTCGCCGGTATAGGCAGGCAACCCAGGCGCCTCCGGCATCGGCATCTGCAGGGCGTCGCAGACCAATGGCTGATCCTCGGGGGCGATTCCGGCTGGCCAGGTTGCCTGCAGATAAGGAATCGCCGCGTTCTGCTCGGGCGTGACGCCGTTCCCCTGCATCTCCAGGATCGCCTGATGGTAGTCAACCAGGCCATTCTTGCTGAGCGGCTCGGTCAGATGGGTCGTCTGCTTCGAGACGACAATCGGCCCCGAAGGCCCGGCGACGATCCAAATCAGAATCGCCAGAGACAGCAATACAATGCCGCCGATAATCGCATAGGTGAGCGTCTTCTTTTTCATACCAGGTTCGCGAGGAGCGTGAGCAGAGAGAATCGGGAACGCCTGAGATTCTACCATCCCCAAGCCAGCTACGCACAATTCTTATCTGCGCTTATCTGCGGTTTAAAAAGTAGGCAGAGTTTTGAACCGCAGATGAGCGCAGATTTTCGCAGATGGGAAGAGGCAAGAATCGAGGATGGGCGTTCCGGTAGGCCTTGGCCTGACGTGGGAGGGCAGTGTCGATTGACGACATCGTCGCGCAGGGCATCGTCAGGCCGAGGCCTGACCTTCCATTTCTCATCGGCGAACACCTGCGGTTTGCTCTTCCAGGCGGGGCCCCATTGCTCGCAGTTCTTTCTCGAGCTGCGACTTGAAGCTGGGCCCTGGGGTCGCCAGGTAGACGTCTTGGTTGGGCAGCCGTTCTGACGGCGGGTCGAAGGCGGGGGCGTCGCCCGTCAGATGTCGCTTTAGCTCGTCGGTGCGGTTTTCAAACAGGCTGTAGAGGAGATAGCCCTGAGGATACAGCCGGTATTGAAGGGCGTCTTGCGTTTGCGGATCGCGGGCCAGTTGCGACTCGATCGCGGGGCAAAGCTGCGGCGGGTAGTCGCCGGTTTGATCGCGGTATTGTTCGAGCTGGATGGCGACTCGCAACAGATGCAGGCTGGTATTGGTGCGCGACTCGACGATGCCAACTTGCATGACTGACGGTAGAAAGACGAAGGTGGTGCTGTCGGCCGCCCGTTTGCCGGCGGCCGATAGTTGGACCGCCCCCACTAGATTGCCAACCAGCGTCCGCGGCGCCGTGGCGGCGGAGAACTCGGCTTCGAGCTGTTTGAGCGCCGGGCGGCGCTTCATGCGCTGTGGATCTTCCAGGATCTCGGTGATCCGGTCAAAGTTTTCGTTCAGTCGGGTCGCCATCATCGCCGCGTCAAGCGTCGGAAAATCGACCGCGTTGCCGCCCAGTTCGGTGGCGCCGCGGATCGACGCATCGAGCGTCACCAGGCGTTCGTACTCTTTGACGGCGGTCGGGACCAGATCAAATGGGGCCGTTGCGGTGACGTGCCGTTCGATCTCGGCCAGCAGTGGGCCGTCGCACTGACCGCTGGCGATCAGCGTATGGGTCACGGCGATCGCCCGTTCGCGGATTGAATAGCAGGCGTTCAGTTCGATCAACGACGGCAGCTGCGGACGCAAGAGGCTGAGCGCGTAGATCAAACGAACGTCGCGCCACGCCGCTTTCGGCTCGTGCTTTCCTAAGCGGTACATCGCCCGAATCGAGAGCGCTTCGGACAGCGTGCGCAGCGCCTGATTGGCGGGCGTCCGGATCGACGTCAGCTCTTCTCGCGGATAGTCGACCAGCAGGATCATGGGGTAATAGAAGCTCGTCTTCCCCTCGATCTGTTGCACATGATCGAGATGGGGCGTCTCCGCTTCGACCCAGGCGGCGAGCGGGGGAAACTGGTCGTCGGTCCAGGGAGCGTCGCCAGCCGCCAGCAGCAAGTTGCGAATCCGCGTCGGGAAGGAATCGTCGTCCGCCTGACGCGCCTCGTCTTGCTCGGCCAGCCATTCTCGAAACGGCGGCGCCTGATCGGGTTCGTACGGCATCTGCAAGCCAGGCGACGTCGGCACGTCAAACTCCATCTCGCGGCAGATGGTGCTCCATTGCTCGGCTGGCATGTTGCAGGGCCAAGTTGCCTGTAGAAACGGAATGGCGGCGTTGTTCTGCGGCGTCGCGTCTCCTTTGCGCCGCTCGAGCACCGCAAGGGCGTAATTAACGTGACCGTTGGGCAATAAGGGCTCGATCAAGTAAGTCGTCTGCGGCGAGACCGGCACTTTCTCGGATGATTGCCAGCAATACCAGCTGACGCCAGCGATCACCAGTAGTACGATCAGCCCCTGCAGCAACAGCGAATGAATGAGCGATCTTGCCCTCATCGGTCTACCCTCTGATCGTCAGAGTGAAACAGCGACGCCTGGAACCCTTTAGCAGATACGGCGTCGCCCATCTCGATCGATTGCGCGGTAAGCGAACTCGATCGGTTCGCAGGTAGTTCGCTGCGGCCATCCCTATCTTGTCCCCAATCGTGCAAAAAAATGCCAGCAACTGGTCAAAGTCGGCTCGGCTATCTACGAGACGAGCGATCCAGCGGGACCGTTTCGAAAAGAAGCGGAAAGGAAAAGAAGGTTCGCCGGGCGAAGTATCGGCAGGGGTGTACTAGAGGTTTGAACGGAGGTTGAAACATGGGGAAAGGGTGCCATGGCCACGGCCTTGCGTGGCCATGAATGCGGTTAGCGATCCTTTTAACGCCTGACCTAAATCTTTCAATCTGCGTAAATCTGCGACCATCTGCGGTTCAAGAACGAAAAGGGCCCTCCTAGTCGAAACTAGCAGGGCCGTATTTTTAAGGTTTTGATCGTAATCGCCTACTCGCCGCGCATTTTGCGGAAGCGATCCTGCAGCGACAGGACGTTCATCTCTCCGTTGCGGAGCGCTTCCATCGCTTTGGCGGCGGCTTCGGCGGCCTGGATCGTGGTGATGCAGGGGATGCCGTGTTGGACCGCGGCGGCGCGGATGCGGCCTTCGTCGGTGCGGGCGCCTTTGCCGCTGGGGGTGTTCATCACCAGCGAGACCGCGCCGTCGATCAGCAGGTCGATCAGGTTCGGGTGGCCTTCGGCCAGCTTCTTGATCTGCTGGACCTCCAGGCCTTCTTCCCGCAACCGCTTGGCGGTTCCCTCGGTGCAGACCAGATCGAAGCCGAGCGAATCGAGCCGCTGGGCGATCTCAACGATGTGCTCTTTGTGACGGGGCGAAACGCTGAGGAAGATCTTGCCTTCTTCCGGTTGTGGCAGCAACACGCCGGCGGCGAGTTGACTCTTGGCGAAGGCGATCGAGAACCGTTCGCTGATCCCCATCACTTCGCCGGTCGAACGCATTTCGGGGCCAAGCACAATGTCGACGCCGCTGAACTTGCGGAATGGGAAGACCGACTCTTTGATCGAAACGTGGGCCGGGATCGGCTCTTCGGTGACGCCCAACTCCGACAGCTTGATGCCGGTCATCACCTGGGCGGCGATCTTGGCGACCGGCATCCCGGTCGCTTTGGCGACGAACGGTACGGTGCGGCTGGCGCGAGGATTCACCTCGAGCACGTAGACGTTCATCTTGCCGTCTTCTTGCTTGACGGCGAACTGCACGTTCATCAGGCCGACCACCTTCAGCTGGCGGGCCATCGCGATGGTCGCTTCGCGAATCTCTTTGACGACCGGGCCAGGCAAGCTGTAGGGAGGAATCGCACAGGCCGAGTCGCCCGAGTGGACGCCCGCCTCTTCGATATGCTCCATCACGCCGGCGACGACGACGTTCTCGCCGTCGCAGATGCAGTCGACGTCGACTTCGGTCGCGTCTTCCAGGAAGCGGTCGATCAGCACCGGCTGACCTTGAGCGACCAGGAACGCCTCGGCGACGTAACGCTCGAACTGTTTGTCGTCGTAGCAAATTTCCATCGCCCGACCGCCGAGCACAAAGCTGGGACGAACCAGCGCCGGATAGCCGACCTTGGCCGACTCGGCGCGAGCCTGGGTCATGTTGCGGGCAATCGCGTTGGCGGGCTGCTTGAGGCCCAGTTGGTTGAGCAGCTGCTGGAACTTCTCGCGATCTTCGGCCGCTTCGATCGTGTCGACGCTGGTGCCGATGATCGGCACGCCGGCGGTCGCCAAAGCGCGGGCCAGATTCAGCGGCGTTTGTCCGCCAAACTGCACGATCACGCCGTCAGGCTGCACCTTGTCGCAGATGTTCAGCACGTCTTCGGTCGTCAGCGGCTCGAAGAAGAGGAGGTCGCTGGTGTCGTAGTCGGTACTGACCGTTTCGGGGTTGCTGTTGACCATGATCGATTCGATCCCCAGTTCGCGAAGGGCGAAACTGGCATGGCAGCAGCAGTAGTCAAACTCGATTCCCTGGCCGATCCGGTTGGGACCACCGCCGAGGATCATAACCCGCTTCTTCGCAGGATCCTTGGTCGGCGTTTCGTCTTCGTCTTCGTAGGTCGAATAGAAGTACGGCGTGTAGGCTTCAAACTCGGCGGCGCAGGTATCGACCGATTTGTAGGTGGCGACGACGCCGAGCTGTTTGCGTTGCTTGCGAACTTCGAGTTCGCTGCTGCCCAGCAGCGTGGCGAGTTGGCGATCGGAGAAGCCGTACTGCTTGGCCTGCTTCATCTTGGTGGCGTCGATCGCGGCCAGCGAGCCAATCGCGGCCAGTTCGTCCTCCAGCTCGACCAGTTGTTGCATCTGATCGATGAACCACGGATCGATGAAGGTCAGCTGGAAGATTTTCTCCAGCGTCATCCCCGACTTGATCGCGTACCGCAGGTACCAAGGGCGATCGGCGTTGGGGGTGCTGAGCTTGGCCCGGATCTCGTCGTCGGACGGTTGCTCTTCGGTTCCCCACAGATCTTTGCCGTCGCAGCCGAAGCCAAAGCGGCCGACCTCGAGCCCGCGGAGAGCTTTCTGGAACGACTCTTTGAAGGTTCGGCCGATCGCCATCGTTTCGCCGACGCTCTTCATTTGCGTGGTCAGCGTGGCGTCCGCTTCGGGGAACTTCTCAAAGGCGAACCGCGGAATCTTGGTGACGACGTAGTCGATCGTCGGCTCGAAGCAGGCGAGCGTCTCGCGGGTGATGTCGTTCGGCAGTTCGTGCAGATAGTAGCCGACCGCCAGCTTGGCGGCGATCTTGGCGATCGGGAAACCGGTCGCCTTCGACGCCAGGGCCGAGCTGCGGCTGACGCGGGGGTTCATCTCGATGACGATCATCCGGTCCGATTTCGGATCGATCGCGAATTGGATGTTCGAGCCCCCGGTTTCGACGCCGATCTCGCGGATGACCGCCAGCGAGGCGTCGCGCATCCGCTGGTATTCTTTATCGCTGAGCGTTTGGGCCGGGGCGACGGTGATTGAGTCGCCGGTGTGGACGCCGACCGGATCGAAGTTCTCGATCGTACAGATGATCACGACGTTGTCGGCAACGTCGCGCATCACTTCCATCTCGTACTCTTTCCAACCGATCACCGACTCTTCGACCAGCACTTCGCTGACGGGCGATTGATCGAGGCCGTTACGAACCAGCGAGTCGAACTCTTCGCGGTTGTAGGCGATCGCCGAGCCCGATCCTCCCATCGTGAAGCCGGGGCGAATTACCGCCGGCAGACCGATCTGATCGAGAACGGCGCGCGCTTCTTGAATCGTATGGACCGTACCGCCGCGGCAGACTTCGAGCCCGATCTTTTCCATCGCCGCTTTAAACTGCTCGCGCTCTTCGGCCTTAGCGATGACCGAGGCTTTGGCGCCGATCATCTCGACGCCATATTTTTCGAGCACGCCATGCTTGTCGAGATCCATCGCCAGGTTCAGCGCGGTCTGACCGCCCAGCGTCGGCAACAGGGCGTCGGGACGCTCTTTGGCGATGATCTTTTCGACAACAGGCCACGACAGCGGTTCAATATAGGTGCGGTCGGCCATGTCCGGATCGGTCATGATGGTGGCCGGGTTGGAGTTCACCAACACCACCTCATAACCTTCCTCCCGCAGCGCCTTACAGGCTTGCGTGCCGGAGTAGTCGAATTCGCAGGCCTGGCCGATAACAATCGGACCGGAACCAATAAGCAAGATCTTTTTGATGTCGTCGCGTCGCGGCACGGCGTCCCAGTTCTGTTGAAAAAGACAAAGTGGGAAAGTTTGCTCCACCCTCTAGGGGCGGCGGTTTGGGAGTAAAATCCCTCCAATTTAACCCCAGGAAAGAGTTGGGTACAAGCGGGAGGAGCAGGGTAATTTCGCTAGAATTGCTGCGAAGCGCCCGAAGTTGATTCTCGCTCTGTTCTGGTCGACGTAACGGCTCGCCCGAACGATCATCGAAAGGTGCGATCGCATCCGTGCGATCACGCAGTCCGTCGAGAAGATCAACGGACTGCCAAGTCACGCGCATCCGCTGACGCAAAGCGGAACAACGCCAACAGAGGATCGATTCTGTGCCAAAACGATGTTCATGGGCCGACAGCCATCCACTGCTGGCCGAGTATCACGACCAAGAGTGGGGCGTGCCCGAGTACGACAGTCGCGCCCTGTGGGAAAAACTGTCGCTCGACGGCTTTCAGGCGGGGCTGTCGTGGCTGACGATCTTGCGCAAACGAGATGCATTTCGCGCAGCGTTTGCCGACTTCGATCCAGAAAAAGTGGCTCGATTCGGCAAGCGAGACGTCAATCGCCTGCTGAAAAACGCCGAGATCGTCCGGTCACGGGCCAAGATCGAAGCGACCATTCAGGGCGCGCGAGTTTATTTGGCGATGCAAGAGGCGGGGGACGACTTCTCGACGTTCGTCTGGAACCTGGCCGGCGGAAAGCCAACTCGCAACACCAGCGGCGTCGTCCCGGCGAAGACGCCATTGTCCGAGTCGATCTCCAAAACGCTCAAGCAGCAGGGCTTCAAGTTCTGCGGGCCGGTGATCGTGTATGCCTGGATGCAGGCGACCGGAATCGTTAACGATCACACCGTCGATTGTTTTCGCCGTAGGGCGGTTGCGAAGGAAAAACGTTAATCCTCCGCTACTCACATGGCAATTCTGGCAGAAGGGGTGTCATTGTCGCCTTCAGGTGGGCAAAATCTTGATTGCGGGCACCATTCTTCGCCTGGCAAACCGTGGCGGTTGCGGTGTTTATGCAGAAACGCGGTTTGTTGATTTCTGGACGAAAATGGATCATAAACGGGCTATTTGTCCCAGTTTTGATCCTCATCTCCCTTAACCGGTAGAAAAGGGCGGGTTGTAAGAATTTCAAGAATTATGGCGCCGGACCGTTTAATTCCCCCCACGTTGTACTTATAACGGAGTACATAGGTCACAGGATGAGGGCAAGCGCGGGCCACAGACCTCCCTGAAACCTCCCCAGGTTGACTCACACCTCGGCGATCGGACGGAACACCGACGTCTCAGGCAAACCTCCTCACATCGGGCAAGCAGTCATCGCCATGCGGCGAATTCACCGCGGAAATACTCTGCGTCTGCGACGTCTCTACGTACGTCGTGAGGCATCGATTGAGTCGCTCGAAACCCGGGCGATGCTCGCCGCCGATTTTTCTTCGGAAATGGAGATTGGCGCCGACCAATGGGGCCCAACTTTCTTGGCTCGCGACGCTGATACAGCTTTGCCCCCGCGATCTGGCGGCTTTCTGCTGGAAGGGGAAGACGTTGTCGATCCGCCAGCCGGCGATCCTCCGCTTGCTGACCCGCCGCCGGTTCTGCTGCACTTCTCGGTCGTCACCGATCCGACCCAGTTTGACGATGCGGCGCTTGGCGCCGTAGAGCAACTGCCCGAGAGCATGCTGCACACGCACGAGTGGGATCGGTACTACGTCGAAGTTTGGGTCGAAGCTGGCGAACAAATCAACGATCTCTCGGTCGACTTGAACTACGAGACCGAGATTACGAGCCCGCGTCATGTGACGTTTGGTCCCGCCTTTGCCGATGGCAACTACGCCGTTGACGATGACTTGGGCGAGTTGCGCAACATCGCGGCGCACATCGCTTTGCCGCCGCCGCAGGATACTGGAACCGCCGGCGCTGGCGACCCAGGCGCAGGCGACGAAGCCGCCGACGACTTGGTCCTGTTTGCCCGCATCGAGTTTGGCGCCAGCGAGCTGCGCGACAACGTGCGGTTGGACTTGGCGACCGGAACCGTCGGACCGCATTCGCTTGAGCTGGACATGGTTCGTAGCGACGCCACGACGCTGGATGGACAGCTGCTGGACGTTCGCCCCGCGGTGAAGCCTGATTTTGGCCTGGTGCCGGTCATCTATGACCTGGACGACGATCAGGCGGTTTCGCTGGTCGACTTGCAGCTGATGATTCGCTCGCTGGGCAAAGATGCCAGCGCCCCCAACGGCCAGCTCGATTGGTACGCCGACTTCAACAAGGACTATTCGGTATCGCTGGTCGATCTCAACTTTATGGTTCGCAGCATTGGCCGTAGTTGGCGAAACGAAGACATCGAGTTTCCCAGCAACTATCCGGAAGCCTGGATTCCAGAGCCGGACGACGGCTCGGGCGGTGGGGGAACCGGCGGACCAGGCGGAACCGATCCTGGCGACGGCGAAAAAGATCCGCCTGAGGATCCGCCGCTGAAGTTCGTGCCGATCGATGTCGGCGGCAACATGCTCGCGCCCGATCCGGCGATGATCTTGGCTCTGCAGGCGATCTTGCAGGCCGAGATCGTCTTCCCGATTGGTTTCGACTTCACCCTGCTGCAGGGAAGCGTTTCTTATTCCGACGGGGATGGCGACGGCGACAAAGAGACGATGCTCGAGATCGAGGTCGACGATCAGCTGTTCGAGACCGAAATCGAGATCGAGATCATGAACGAATTGATCGATACCGATCAGTTGTGGTCTGATTGGTCTGGCGCTATCAGTAGCTACTTTGGCGAAGCGATTGCTGACCTGAAGGACCTGTTTCTCAGCGACGAAGACTAGCGGTAGATCGCCAGTCGACCGTCATGTTGGGGAGTTCGCTCCGCGCTTGCGCTCACGGGTGTGGATGCCAGCAAGTCGCCCCAATTTTCGGCTTTCCCCGCTTCGTGCAACTCAATGCGGCAGATAGACTTTAGCAAGCTTGGTTTTGCAGCATGAGGGTGAATGGGTTTGATGGACCAGTCCGAAGAGTTTCGGCGTTTACGCCGTTCGGATTCGATTCTGCGCACGACGATCGCTCGGCTTGGCGATCAGTCAGGAGTTCCCTATTTGCAATCGCTGGTCGCTTCGCTGGGGGCCGGATTTGATTGCAAGTTGGCGCTGGTCGGTCGCGTACTGAAGCATGAGCCGACCAAGGTGCAGGTCGCCGCTCGCTGGCAGCGGGACGAAGTGGAACTGGACGACTTTCGGATTTACGATCTGCAGGAAACGCCATGCGCGCAGATCGTCCAGAATCGCCTGGCGATTTTTCCGCAACACGTACAAACGCGGTTTCCGAATGTGGCGCTGCTGCAGGAGCTGGACTTCGAGAGCTACGCTGGGGCCCCGCTGACCGACTCGCACGGAAACGTCATCGGTCTAATCGCGCTGCTCGACGACAAGCCGATGTGTGAAGAAGAGATGGTTGCGTCTCTGCTGCAGCTGTTCGCTTCCGGTGCGGGGAAAGAGCTGGAGCGACAATCGACCGAGTCGGAGCTAGAGGAAAACGAACGCCAAATGCAGATGCTGGTCAACCTATCGAGCGACGTGGTGTGGGATTGGGACATCGTCGCCGACAAGCTGTCGTTATCCGATCGCTTGTACGAAATCTTGGGTTATGAAAACGACGCTTTTGAATCGACCCGCGACGCGATCCATCGGCTGATGCATCCAGACGATCTGGCCTACCATGGCGTCTGGCTGAAGGACTTTCTGGCCCATGGCGATAGCAAGTATTCGCACGAGTGGCGGCTGTTGGCCCAGGACGGCGTTTACCGTTGGTTTCGATCGTCCGGCACAATCTTTCGTACGCCGCAAGGAACGCCATCGCGAATGATCGGCGTGCTCAGCGACGTCTCTGAGGCGAAAGCGGCGGAACAAGAACGCGAGCGCCTGATCCGTCAGTTGGAGCTCAAGAACGACGAACTCGAACGTTTCACCTACACCATCTCGCACGAGCTTCGCAGTCCGCTGGTCACGCTCAGCGGTTTTGTCGGCTTGCTGCAAGAAGACCTGCAGCGGGACGACGCGGACGCCGTCGACGCCGACTGCGGCGAGATCATGACGGCGGTTC includes:
- the carB gene encoding carbamoyl-phosphate synthase large subunit — encoded protein: MPRRDDIKKILLIGSGPIVIGQACEFDYSGTQACKALREEGYEVVLVNSNPATIMTDPDMADRTYIEPLSWPVVEKIIAKERPDALLPTLGGQTALNLAMDLDKHGVLEKYGVEMIGAKASVIAKAEEREQFKAAMEKIGLEVCRGGTVHTIQEARAVLDQIGLPAVIRPGFTMGGSGSAIAYNREEFDSLVRNGLDQSPVSEVLVEESVIGWKEYEMEVMRDVADNVVIICTIENFDPVGVHTGDSITVAPAQTLSDKEYQRMRDASLAVIREIGVETGGSNIQFAIDPKSDRMIVIEMNPRVSRSSALASKATGFPIAKIAAKLAVGYYLHELPNDITRETLACFEPTIDYVVTKIPRFAFEKFPEADATLTTQMKSVGETMAIGRTFKESFQKALRGLEVGRFGFGCDGKDLWGTEEQPSDDEIRAKLSTPNADRPWYLRYAIKSGMTLEKIFQLTFIDPWFIDQMQQLVELEDELAAIGSLAAIDATKMKQAKQYGFSDRQLATLLGSSELEVRKQRKQLGVVATYKSVDTCAAEFEAYTPYFYSTYEDEDETPTKDPAKKRVMILGGGPNRIGQGIEFDYCCCHASFALRELGIESIMVNSNPETVSTDYDTSDLLFFEPLTTEDVLNICDKVQPDGVIVQFGGQTPLNLARALATAGVPIIGTSVDTIEAAEDREKFQQLLNQLGLKQPANAIARNMTQARAESAKVGYPALVRPSFVLGGRAMEICYDDKQFERYVAEAFLVAQGQPVLIDRFLEDATEVDVDCICDGENVVVAGVMEHIEEAGVHSGDSACAIPPYSLPGPVVKEIREATIAMARQLKVVGLMNVQFAVKQEDGKMNVYVLEVNPRASRTVPFVAKATGMPVAKIAAQVMTGIKLSELGVTEEPIPAHVSIKESVFPFRKFSGVDIVLGPEMRSTGEVMGISERFSIAFAKSQLAAGVLLPQPEEGKIFLSVSPRHKEHIVEIAQRLDSLGFDLVCTEGTAKRLREEGLEVQQIKKLAEGHPNLIDLLIDGAVSLVMNTPSGKGARTDEGRIRAAAVQHGIPCITTIQAAEAAAKAMEALRNGEMNVLSLQDRFRKMRGE
- a CDS encoding DNA-3-methyladenine glycosylase I; the encoded protein is MPKRCSWADSHPLLAEYHDQEWGVPEYDSRALWEKLSLDGFQAGLSWLTILRKRDAFRAAFADFDPEKVARFGKRDVNRLLKNAEIVRSRAKIEATIQGARVYLAMQEAGDDFSTFVWNLAGGKPTRNTSGVVPAKTPLSESISKTLKQQGFKFCGPVIVYAWMQATGIVNDHTVDCFRRRAVAKEKR
- a CDS encoding dockerin type I domain-containing protein — translated: MTHTSAIGRNTDVSGKPPHIGQAVIAMRRIHRGNTLRLRRLYVRREASIESLETRAMLAADFSSEMEIGADQWGPTFLARDADTALPPRSGGFLLEGEDVVDPPAGDPPLADPPPVLLHFSVVTDPTQFDDAALGAVEQLPESMLHTHEWDRYYVEVWVEAGEQINDLSVDLNYETEITSPRHVTFGPAFADGNYAVDDDLGELRNIAAHIALPPPQDTGTAGAGDPGAGDEAADDLVLFARIEFGASELRDNVRLDLATGTVGPHSLELDMVRSDATTLDGQLLDVRPAVKPDFGLVPVIYDLDDDQAVSLVDLQLMIRSLGKDASAPNGQLDWYADFNKDYSVSLVDLNFMVRSIGRSWRNEDIEFPSNYPEAWIPEPDDGSGGGGTGGPGGTDPGDGEKDPPEDPPLKFVPIDVGGNMLAPDPAMILALQAILQAEIVFPIGFDFTLLQGSVSYSDGDGDGDKETMLEIEVDDQLFETEIEIEIMNELIDTDQLWSDWSGAISSYFGEAIADLKDLFLSDED
- a CDS encoding sensor histidine kinase, producing the protein MDQSEEFRRLRRSDSILRTTIARLGDQSGVPYLQSLVASLGAGFDCKLALVGRVLKHEPTKVQVAARWQRDEVELDDFRIYDLQETPCAQIVQNRLAIFPQHVQTRFPNVALLQELDFESYAGAPLTDSHGNVIGLIALLDDKPMCEEEMVASLLQLFASGAGKELERQSTESELEENERQMQMLVNLSSDVVWDWDIVADKLSLSDRLYEILGYENDAFESTRDAIHRLMHPDDLAYHGVWLKDFLAHGDSKYSHEWRLLAQDGVYRWFRSSGTIFRTPQGTPSRMIGVLSDVSEAKAAEQERERLIRQLELKNDELERFTYTISHELRSPLVTLSGFVGLLQEDLQRDDADAVDADCGEIMTAVRKMDALLDNLLELSRLGRVCNPHEAIPLHELVEESLTLLQSRIESAGIEVVVKDPLPIIGGDRVRWQQVFQNLLENAVKYRSPASPRIEVGAITGKNRPPTIYVQDNGIGIEPKFHQRVFGLFEKLDPRSEGTGVGLALVQRIVELQGGRIWLDSPGKGKGSTFYIVLASDGGALVETF